One Schistocerca piceifrons isolate TAMUIC-IGC-003096 chromosome 11, iqSchPice1.1, whole genome shotgun sequence genomic window carries:
- the LOC124720137 gene encoding serine/threonine-protein phosphatase 6 regulatory ankyrin repeat subunit A-like, which translates to MGHKNCSRAPVPDAKHTATCPTPTFDDASVSFLRALSAAEKGRRLIKAANDGTVQELQMLLAAGADVGATDGNKNTALHWAAWEGHVEAASCLVGAGAEVDAGNWVQNTPLHWAAWGGRPAVVRLLAAASADLNARNVDGDTPLHFAAEHGRTEEATALLDAGADSGARNHKGKTPVDRASQFNHQHWIDRIRRK; encoded by the exons ATGGGCCACAAAAACTGCAGCAGGGCTCCTGTTCCAGATGCAAAGCACACAGCTACCTGCCCCACTCCCACATTTGATGATGCTTCCGTCTCTTTCCTGAG GGCCCTCTCTGCAGCAGAGAAAGGCAGGAGGCTGATCAAGGCAGCTAACGATGGGACAGTGCAAGAGCTGCAGATGCTGCTGGCAGCTGGGGCTGATGTGGGTGCGACGGATGGGAACAAGAACACTGCACTGCACTGGGCAGCCTGGGAGGGTCACGTGGAAGCGGCGAGCTGTCTGGTGGGGGCTGGCGCGGAGGTGGACGCCGGGAACTGGGTCCAGAACACGCCACTCCACTGGGCTGCATGGGGCGGCCGGCCGGCCGTGGTGCGGCTGCTGGCGGCGGCCTCTGCAGACCTTAATGCCAGGAACGTGGACGGGGACACGCCGCTGCACTTTGCAGCAGAGCATGGCCGCACGGAGGAGGCGACTGCACTGCTCGATGCAGGGGCTGACAGCGGGGCCAGGAATCACAAGGGGAAAACCCCAGTGGACCGCGCCAGCCAGTTCAACCACCAACACTGGATAGACAGGATAAGACGAAAGTAG